A genome region from Drosophila simulans strain w501 chromosome 2R, Prin_Dsim_3.1, whole genome shotgun sequence includes the following:
- the LOC27206194 gene encoding uncharacterized protein LOC27206194 — MWFLLVLLGLPMETNEGAECSTGLTLGRQQCYLHEEIFLAHHPLQSVTAKRLKLPWWCALLESLFLLLLVKLLQL, encoded by the coding sequence ATGTGGTTTCTCTTGGTCCTGCTGGGTCTGCCGATGGAAACAAACGAAGGAGCGGAGTGCAGTACAGGACTAACTCTCGGACGCCAGCAGTGCTACCTCCACGAGGAGATCTTCCTAGCCCACCACCCTTTGCAAAGTGTCACAGCCAAGAGGCTCAAGCTTCCCTGGTGGTGCGCCCTCCTAGAAAGCctcttcctgctcctgctggtgAAGCTGCTCCAGTTGTAG